A single candidate division SR1 bacterium Aalborg_AAW-1 DNA region contains:
- the yvhJ_2 gene encoding Putative transcriptional regulator YvhJ — protein sequence MFRKTQFARKPLQSVKVSKPKTSRREKIVRWGLLGTFLIISYFAGWMQTWAKQIANTVAYIAGSTIGNSVQKDESKNINVLLVGYGGGKHGGAQLADTIIVASYNTNQHSVSMISLPRDLLVLNGSGDVVKINSILSRAYNNNGGDIRSAAQTLMKSVEKITGLTIPYYAMIDFDGFIQVVDSVGGIDIYVPQHFLDREYPVDWNGTYEIFELFEGWNHLSGPNTLKYARSRHSTSDFSRSKRQQQIIEAVAKKILSRDNLSISKLGELYNYYTTIVKTNLQLDDMVGLAKNGTNIPQMFAFGYTTQCANTIWRTMVAGCVLRDASGGLLPENSSGGVIEAYRDTKTFAKIVSSNPAFLAEDAQITIYNASDKEQSKLLPFGDGIASKTAAKMRRYALDVQEVTNTDLISTGTFVEIYGTGTYDNTIELMKQFVPIQQVITYPDRINTQGVMKTGEVYLYLGEDYIQNIGQKEFDFYSII from the coding sequence ATGTTTAGAAAAACCCAATTTGCTCGTAAACCTCTTCAGTCAGTCAAGGTCAGTAAGCCAAAAACTTCTCGTAGAGAAAAAATTGTACGATGGGGATTACTTGGAACTTTTTTGATAATATCATATTTTGCCTGATGGATGCAGACATGGGCGAAACAAATTGCTAATACTGTCGCTTATATTGCATGATCAACTATTGGAAACTCTGTACAAAAAGATGAATCTAAAAATATCAATGTACTGCTTGTATGATATGGATGAGGAAAACATGGTTGAGCTCAGCTTGCCGATACTATTATAGTAGCTTCTTATAATACTAATCAACATTCTGTATCTATGATTTCTCTTCCTAGAGATCTGCTTGTGTTGAATTGATCTGGAGATGTGGTGAAAATTAATTCAATTCTCTCTCGTGCATATAATAATAACGGTTGAGATATTAGATCTGCTGCACAAACTCTTATGAAGAGTGTTGAAAAAATAACAGGTCTGACTATACCATATTATGCGATGATAGATTTTGATGGATTTATACAAGTCGTTGATTCAGTTGGCGGTATTGATATTTATGTTCCACAACATTTTTTAGATAGAGAATATCCAGTTGATTGGAATGGTACTTATGAAATATTTGAACTCTTTGAATGATGGAATCATCTTTCAGGACCAAATACATTAAAATATGCCAGATCAAGACATAGTACATCAGATTTCTCTCGTTCAAAAAGACAGCAACAAATTATAGAAGCTGTTGCTAAAAAAATACTCAGTAGAGATAATCTCTCTATAAGTAAATTAGGAGAATTGTATAATTATTATACAACAATTGTTAAAACTAATTTACAGTTAGATGATATGGTGTGATTAGCTAAAAATGGAACTAATATTCCTCAAATGTTTGCGTTTGGTTATACTACGCAATGTGCTAACACGATATGGAGAACAATGGTAGCATGATGTGTTTTAAGAGATGCTTCTGGAGGATTATTACCTGAAAATAGTAGTGGTGGAGTTATTGAAGCCTATCGTGATACGAAAACATTCGCTAAAATTGTATCAAGCAATCCTGCATTTTTGGCTGAAGATGCTCAGATTACTATCTATAACGCCAGTGATAAAGAACAATCAAAATTACTTCCATTTGGAGATGGTATAGCCTCCAAAACTGCTGCAAAAATGAGAAGATATGCCCTTGATGTACAAGAAGTCACGAATACAGATCTCATAAGTACATGAACTTTTGTAGAAATCTATGGTACAGGAACATATGACAACACTATAGAATTGATGAAACAATTTGTTCCTATCCAACAAGTTATTACCTACCCTGATAGAATTAATACTCAGGGAGTAATGAAAACGTGAGAAGTCTATCTCTATCTTGGTGAAGACTATATACAAAATATTGGTCAGAAAGAATTTGATTTTTATAGTATTATATAA
- the mutY gene encoding A/G-specific adenine glycosylase gives MNIQHIQQFQSYIRKRRAENRRDLPWRKTTDPYKIWISETMLCQTQVSRVITYYNDWLRKFPTVEKLAQATTSDVLSAWSGLGYNSRGLRVLQAAKDIVARGSFPTTYVDLVTLPGVGDYVASAILAFAYGQNVAVIDTNIRRILIHQFSLDEKISLQELKEIALKVLPHGYATEWYNALMDYGALELTAKKTGIRPLTRQGKFEGSRRQVRAWIVKTIINSQGGIINYEDIQQRFPDRDDLQSIVDDLVNEKIIEINDGKLFICNM, from the coding sequence GTGAATATACAACACATTCAGCAATTTCAATCTTATATTCGAAAACGACGAGCGGAGAATCGTAGAGACTTGCCATGGCGTAAAACTACTGATCCTTATAAAATTTGGATCTCTGAAACAATGTTATGTCAGACTCAGGTGAGTAGGGTGATTACGTATTATAATGATTGGTTAAGAAAATTTCCAACAGTAGAAAAATTAGCACAAGCAACTACCAGTGATGTGCTTTCTGCATGGTCTGGTTTAGGCTATAATAGTAGAGGATTGAGAGTATTGCAAGCAGCGAAAGATATTGTAGCACGTTGATCTTTTCCTACTACCTATGTAGACCTTGTTACTTTGCCTGGAGTAGGGGATTATGTAGCGAGTGCAATCTTAGCATTTGCTTATGGTCAAAATGTAGCCGTTATTGATACGAATATTAGGAGGATCTTGATTCATCAGTTTTCTCTTGATGAAAAAATATCATTACAAGAACTCAAAGAAATCGCTCTTAAGGTACTGCCACACTGATATGCTACCGAATGGTATAATGCCCTGATGGATTATGGAGCATTAGAACTTACAGCAAAAAAAACTGGTATCAGACCCCTTACACGTCAAGGTAAGTTCGAAGGTTCGAGAAGACAAGTGAGAGCATGGATAGTGAAGACAATTATTAATTCGCAATGAGGAATTATCAATTATGAAGATATTCAACAAAGATTTCCTGATCGTGATGATCTTCAGAGTATTGTAGATGATCTAGTCAATGAAAAGATTATTGAAATTAATGACTGAAAATTATTTATATGTAATATGTAA
- a CDS encoding PD-(D/E)XK nuclease superfamily protein: MLIILAYSHSQLKTFDECALRFRYKYIDKIPEPQVAESPALKFGSIIHDCMEVLYKRIQTSGKAPVQDELKTYFRDEMTRYRDQYDAVSELPFSPQNFDERISLGEQMIDWYYETYAPFDQAKVNGLEQMINFELPNKSKFRGIIDRLDIKDGHATIVDYKTDKTIAPFAQFEETYQQQLTSYAVWVMNNYSHVVNSVTGKLIYLRLQEEVSWEITSDMLENAIAKITDKITFIQETLFRYNMGEKDAFGPTEGYQCRRCAYQVMCPLWKHKFQDDEVVIATEIGETTIKKLVDKFYHLNNQKKELEDQLKGIKEFLEEYVHNHRDEERKKLYGEQGQLDVRHTNEYKPQNAEKNDILKQFLLEHDLIDLLTLQVNTGKLTKYLKEHPDQMFNFADLIELQDKVTVGWAKEKKEK, from the coding sequence TTGCTCATTATTTTGGCTTACTCTCACTCACAACTCAAGACTTTCGATGAATGTGCATTACGCTTTCGCTATAAATATATCGACAAGATACCAGAACCACAGGTAGCGGAATCACCAGCTCTCAAGTTTGGAAGTATCATCCATGATTGTATGGAAGTGCTCTATAAGAGAATCCAAACTAGTGGGAAGGCACCAGTACAAGATGAGCTCAAGACCTACTTCCGTGATGAGATGACCAGGTATCGTGATCAGTACGATGCTGTGTCAGAATTGCCCTTTTCACCTCAAAATTTTGACGAGAGAATTTCGTTAGGTGAGCAAATGATAGACTGGTATTATGAGACCTATGCGCCGTTTGATCAAGCGAAAGTGAATGGATTGGAGCAAATGATCAACTTTGAATTACCGAATAAGTCCAAGTTTAGAGGAATTATCGATAGACTGGATATTAAAGATGGTCATGCTACGATTGTAGATTATAAAACAGATAAGACGATTGCGCCTTTTGCACAGTTTGAAGAGACATATCAACAGCAGTTAACCAGTTATGCTGTCTGGGTGATGAATAATTACTCTCACGTGGTGAATTCTGTGACGGGAAAACTGATTTATCTTCGTCTTCAAGAAGAGGTGAGTTGGGAAATTACGAGTGACATGTTAGAGAATGCTATTGCCAAGATTACGGACAAAATTACGTTCATCCAAGAGACACTTTTCCGTTATAATATGGGTGAAAAGGATGCATTCTGACCCACTGAGTGATACCAGTGTCGCCGATGTGCGTACCAAGTGATGTGTCCATTGTGGAAACATAAATTTCAAGATGATGAAGTAGTGATTGCTACCGAAATTGGTGAGACTACTATCAAAAAACTTGTTGATAAATTTTATCATCTCAATAATCAGAAGAAAGAGCTTGAAGATCAACTGAAGGGAATTAAAGAATTCCTCGAAGAATATGTTCACAACCATCGTGATGAGGAACGAAAGAAACTCTATGGAGAACAAGGTCAACTGGATGTCAGACATACGAATGAATATAAACCACAAAATGCTGAAAAAAATGATATCCTTAAACAATTTCTCCTTGAACACGACCTCATCGATTTACTCACTCTCCAAGTCAATACGGGAAAACTTACCAAATACCTCAAAGAACATCCTGACCAGATGTTTAATTTTGCCGACCTTATAGAGTTACAAGATAAAGTAACCGTAGGTTGGGCAAAGGAAAAGAAAGAGAAATAA